In Harpia harpyja isolate bHarHar1 chromosome 18, bHarHar1 primary haplotype, whole genome shotgun sequence, a single genomic region encodes these proteins:
- the LOC128153784 gene encoding LOW QUALITY PROTEIN: G-protein coupled receptor 12-like (The sequence of the model RefSeq protein was modified relative to this genomic sequence to represent the inferred CDS: deleted 1 base in 1 codon), whose translation MLHGPAAMGEPWQPQPQQQRLPGLGNASEPSAWPSAAAGGPGTAAPGGEGGGGGGGGGAGGGGRGRGRGRGRGRGGAVSPWDIALCATGTAVAGENALVLAVLFYTPSLRAPMFLLIGSLALADLLAGLGLVANFAVRYLLRPPSEAAELGAAGLLLAAFSASVCSLLAITVDRYLSLYNALTYHSERTLGFTCAMVLLMWVLCLGVGLLPLLGWNCLRDQSACSILRPVTKDNAAVLAVTFLLLFALMMQLYLQICKIAFRHAQQIAVQHQFIATAQATSTRKGLSTLSLILGTFALCWIPFAIYSLVADSSYPVVYTYSLALPATCNSLINPIIYAFRNPDIQKSLWLACCGCVPSTFSSRPRTSSDV comes from the exons ATGCTGCACGGCCCCGCCGCCATGGGGGAACCGtggcagccgcagccgcagcagcagcggcTCCCGGGGCTCGGCAACGCCTCGGAGCCCAGCGCCTGGCcgtcggcggcggcgggcgggccggggacggcggcgccgggcggc gagggcggcggcggcggcggcggcggcggagccggcggcgggggtcggggccggggccggggccggggccggggccgggggggggccgtgAGCCCCTGGGACATCGCGCTGTGCGCCACGGGGACGGCGGTGGCGGGGGAGAACGCGCTGGTGCTGGCCGTGCTCTTCTACACGCCGAGCCTGCGGGCCCCCATGTTCCTGCTGatcggcagcctggccctggccgATCTGctggccgggctggggctggtggccaACTTCGCCGTCCGGTACCTGCTGCGGCCGCCCAGCGAGGCGGCGGagctgggggcggcggggctgctgctggccgcCTTCTCCGCCTCCGTCTGCAGCCTGCTGGCCATCACGGTGGACCGCTACCTGTCGCTGTACAACGCCCTCACCTACCACAGCGAGCGCACGCTGGGCTTCACCTGCGCCATGGTGCTGCTGATGTGGGTGCTGTGCCTCGGCGTGGGGCTCCTGCCCCTCCTGGGCTGGAACTGCCTGCGGGACCAGAGCGCCTGCAGCATCCTGCGGCCCGTCACCAAGGACAACGCGGCGGTGCTGGCCGTCACCTTCCTGCTCCTCTTCGCCCTCATGATGCAGCTCTACCTGCAGATCTGCAAGATCGCCTTCCGGCACGCTCAGCAGATCGCCGTGCAGCACCAGTTCATCGCCACGGCGCAGGCCACCTCCACCCGCAAAGGGCTCTCCACCCTCTCGCTCATCCTCGGCACCTTCGCCCTGTGCTGGATCCCCTTCGCCATCTACTCCCTGGTGGCCGATTCCAGCTACCCCGTGGTCTACACCTACTCCCTGGCGCTGCCCGCCACCTGCAACTCCCTCATCAACCCCATCATTTACGCCTTCAGAAACCCAGACATCCAGAAGTCGCTCTGGCTGGCCTGCTGCGGGTGCGTCCcttccaccttctcctccagACCAAGGACATCCAGCGACGTGTGA
- the LOC128153868 gene encoding LOW QUALITY PROTEIN: actin-binding protein WASF3-like (The sequence of the model RefSeq protein was modified relative to this genomic sequence to represent the inferred CDS: deleted 2 bases in 2 codons) → MPLVKRNIEPRHLCRGALPEGVTSELECVTNSTLAAIIKQLGSLSRHAEDIFGELFNEANSFYMRMNSLQERVDLLVIKVTQLDSTVEEVSLQDINMRKAFKSSTVQNQQVVSRNSIPNPVMEMYQRCDKPPPLNILTPYRDDKKDGLKFYTDPSYFFNLWKEKMLQATEDKRKEKRRQKEQRLVEDSTREVKKVRKARNRRLEWNMMAYDKEFRPDNRFSPSPYHMASSEGSLSPDNRSYASDAADHSYPASPNHPAQLLAPASHLAPAEHKEGVLAAAPPQEHVYRPAPAAGSRQNSLNRLQQPHAPQPPEAILNGPRPHLVKDYGPQPVPMAEYFVPPAPPPPPPVIPSAQTAFDSPISAPPALAPGSAAPPLYAPSPPPAPPGPYSASPPQAGPMGPPVAPPPPPPGPPAVAASPAHSASPPAPAAEPRKPQIPLMPMSDARSDLLAAIRRGIQLRKVQEQWEQEAKKEPVGNDVATILSRRIAVEYSESDDDSELDDNEWSD, encoded by the exons ATGCCGCTGGTGAAGAGGAATATCGAGCCCCGGCATCTATGCCGGGGGGCTCTTCCTGAGGGG GTGACGAGCGAGCTGGAATGTGTCACCAACAGCACGCTGGCTGCCATCATCAAGCAGCTGGGCAGCCTCA GCAGGCACGCGGAGGACATCTTCGGCGAGCTGTTCAACGAAGCCAACAGTTTCTACATGCGGATGAACTCGTTGCAGGAGAGGGTCGACCTGCTGGTCATCAAGGTGACGCAGCTGGACTCCACTGTGGAGGAAG TTTCGCTGCAGGACATCAACATGCGGAAAGCCTTCAAGAGCTCCACGGTGCAGAACCAGCAGGTCGTGTCTCGCAACTCCATCCCCAACCCGGTGATGGAGATGTACCAGCGCTGCGACAAGCCCCCGCCGCTCAACATCCTCACGCCCTACAG AGACGACAAAAAGGACGGCCTCAAGTTCTACACCGACCCCTCCTACTTCTTCAACttatggaaagagaaaatgttgCAGGCGACAGAAGATAAGAGAAAGGAGAAGCGCAGGCAGAAG GAGCAGCGGCTGGTGGAGGATTCCACCCGGGAGGTGAAGAAAGTGAGGAAAGCCCGCAACCGGCGCCTGGAGTGGAACATGATGGCGTATGATAAAGAGTTCCGACCCGATAACAGGTTCTCACCATCCCCCTATCACATGGCATCATCGGAAGGATCACTGTCCCCAGATAATAG ATCTTACGCGTCGGACGCGGCCGACCACTCGTACCCGGCGAGCCCCAACCACCCCGCACAGCTGCTGGCCCCGGCGTCCCACCTGGCCCCGGCGGAGCACAAGGAGGGGGTGctggcagccgcccccccccaggAGCATGTCTACCGCCCGGCGCCGGCAGCGGGCAGCCGGCAGAACAGCCTCAACCGCCTCCAGCAGCCCCACGCGCCGCAGCCGCCCGAGGCCATCCTCAACGGGCCAAGACCTCACTTAGTCAAGGATTACGG CCCACAGCCGGTGCCGATGGCAGAGTACTTCGTGccacccgccccgccgcccccgccgcccgtcATCCCCTCCGCGCAGACCGCCTTCGACAGCCCCATCTCGGCTCCCCCCGCGCTGGCCCCCGGCTCGGCCGCCCCCCCCCTC TACGCACCCTCACcgccccccgcaccccccggccCCTACTCCGCTTCCCCACCTCAGGCCGGCCCCATGGGACCCCCGGTGGCACCCCCACCGCCACCGCCGGGACCCCCCGCCGTTGCCGCCTCGCCGGCACACTCGGCATcgccgccggcccccgctgcggagcctcggaagccgcagatcCCGCTGATGCCCATGAGCGATGCCCGGAGCGACCTGCTGGCAGCCATCCGCAGGG GAATCCAACTCCGGAAAGTCCAGGAGCAGTGGGAACAAGAGGCCAAAAAAGAGCCCGTGGGCAATGACGTGGCGACGATCCTGTCCCGCCGGATCGCGGTGGAGTACAGCGAGTCCGACGACGACTCCGAGCTGGACGATAACGAGTGGTCGGACTGA